In Emys orbicularis isolate rEmyOrb1 chromosome 12, rEmyOrb1.hap1, whole genome shotgun sequence, one genomic interval encodes:
- the LOC135885997 gene encoding olfactory receptor 5A1-like, with the protein MPMENQTKVTKFILLGLSSEPQVQIFLFLVFLVIYLVTLVGNILIMLVIRADSHLHTRMYFFLFHLSFVDICYSSVMVPTMLMNFLAEHKIISVNGCITQMFFFILSASTEISILSAMAYDHYAAICDPLHYMEMMSKGICVQLVSGAWTIGFLHALLNTVFTFKLHFCGPNQIRHFSCELPPILQLSCTDTFTNQVVLLTSAVILGSISLLLILISYIHIISNILRIPSEQSKRKAFSTCSSHLIVVGLWYLAAFIQYTKPSSVSSVALDEMFSIQYNILTPMLNPIIYSLKNKEVKTALRNILGKFKFLK; encoded by the coding sequence ATGCCGATGGAAAATCAAACCAAAGTGACCAAATTTATTCTCCTGGGACTTTCCAGTGAACCACAGGTGCAGattttcctcttcctggtgtttttagttatttacctGGTTACTCTGGTTGGGAACATACTGATCATGTTGGTGATAAGAGCTGATTCTCACCTTCACACCCgcatgtacttcttcctcttccatttaTCCTTTGTTGATATCTGCTATTCCTCCGTCATGGTGCCTACAATGCTGATGAACTTCCTAGCAGAGCACAAAATCATTTCGGTCAATGGCTGCATTACTCAGATGTTCTTCTTTATCCTCTCAGCCAGTACAGAAATTTCCATTCTCTCAGCAATGGCTTATGATCACTATGCTGCCATCTGTGACCCATTGCATTACATGGAGATGATGAGCAAAGGAATCTGTGTTCAGCTAGTGAGTGGGGCATGGACTATTGGGTTTTTACATGCCTTGCTTAACACGGTTTTCACCTTCaagttgcatttctgtgggcccaATCAAATCCGCCATTTCAGCTGTGAGCTCCCACCCATATTACAATTGTCCTGCACTGATACCTTCACCAATCAAGTGGTGCTTCTCACTTCTGCTGTAATACTTGGATcaatctccctcctcctcatcctAATCTCCTACATTCACATCATCTCCAACATCCTGAGGATACCCTCTGAGCAGAGCAAgcgtaaagccttctccacctgcagctcccacctgatTGTGGTTGGTTTATGGTACCTGGCAGCTTTTATTCAGTACACAAAGCCCAGCTCAGTTTCCTCTGTGGCTCTGGATGAAATGTTTTCCATCCAGTACAACATCTTGACTcccatgttaaaccccatcatctacagcctgaaaaacaaggaggtgaaaaCAGCTCTAAGGAATATATTGGGGAAATTCAAGTTTCTCAAGTAG
- the LOC135886880 gene encoding olfactory receptor 11A1-like: MNRSVVSITEFILLGFGNHPELQIFLFLLFLVIYIVTMAGNILIMVLVVADQHLHTPMYFFLGNLSCLETCYTSTILPRMLASLLTGDRTISVTGCLVQLYFFGSLVDTECYLLAAMSYDRYLAICKPLHYGTRMNNRFCFQLATGSWISAFLAVIIVIFLMSQLIFCGPNEIDHFFCDLTPMIKLSCSDTHKMELVTFWGSVLFTLPPFLLTMTSYVYIIIAILRIPSTAGKQKAFSICSSHLIVVTIFYGTLMIVYILPKTEMLQELNKVFSICYTVLTPLLNPLIYSLRNKDVKLALRKAVGKCVAFMNEWTEGEMTWRACDLSLTTRKAESGPSLCQRCAL, translated from the coding sequence GtccatcacagaattcatcctcctgggatttgggAATCATCCTGAACTTCAGatttttctcttcctgctgttcttagtgatctacattgtgaccatggccgggaacatcctcatcatggtactagttgtggctgatcagcaccttcacacccccatgtacttcttcctggggaacttgtcctgcttggagacctgctacacctccaccatcctgcccaggatgctggccagtctcctgactggggacagaaccatttctgttaCTGGTTGCCTTGTACAATTATATTTCTTTGGTTCTCTAGTTGACACAGAATGTTACCTCCTAGCtgcgatgtcttatgatcggtatttagcaatatgcaaaccactgcactatggAACCCGTATGAATAACAGGTTCTGCTTCCAGCTAGCAACTGGATCTTGGATAAGTGCATTTTTGGCTGTTATCATTGTCATATTTTTAATGTCACAGTTAATTTTCTGCGGCCctaatgaaattgaccatttcttttgtgatctcACCCCAATGATAAAACTGTCCTGCAGTGACACACATAAGATGGAACTTGTGACCTTTTGGGGCTCCGTCTTATTCACTTTACCTCCATTTCTGTTGACCATGACATCCTATGTTTATATCATAATtgccatcctgagaatcccttctaCTGCTGGGaagcaaaaggccttttccatctgctcctctcacctcattgtggtgaccATTTTCTATGGGACCCTGATGATTGTCTATATCTTACCAAAAACCGAGATGCTGCAGGAGCTGAACAAAGTGTTCTCCATTTGCTACACGGTCCTGACACCCCTGCTTAATcccctgatctacagcctgagaaacaaagacgTCAAGTTGGCCTTGAGAAAAGCTGTTGGGAAATGTGTGGCTTTCATGAAtgaatggactgaaggtgaaatgACATGGAGAGCATGTGATCTCAGCCTCACCACCAgaaaagcagaatctggcccatctcTTTGTCAGAGGTGTGCGTTGTAA